Proteins from one Mucilaginibacter jinjuensis genomic window:
- a CDS encoding NADPH-dependent FMN reductase has protein sequence MITIVASTNRPGSSTLKLANYYQRLLAQKGVEAGILSLMDLPDDIIVSDLYGKRSTAFEPIQQLITQTDKFLFVIPEYNGSFPGVLKVFMDACAFPESFYEKKAALVGISSGKYGNIRGVDHFVGVCNYMHLHVYPLRIHIPAIRQEINEDGNLHQADTLKFTNEQIDKFIAF, from the coding sequence ATGATAACTATTGTTGCATCAACCAACCGGCCCGGAAGTTCAACGCTTAAACTGGCGAACTATTATCAGCGCCTATTGGCTCAGAAAGGGGTTGAGGCCGGTATTTTATCATTAATGGATTTGCCCGACGATATTATTGTAAGCGATTTATACGGCAAGCGCAGCACCGCCTTTGAACCTATACAACAATTAATTACCCAAACTGATAAATTTTTATTCGTCATCCCCGAGTACAACGGAAGTTTCCCCGGCGTGCTGAAAGTTTTTATGGATGCCTGCGCTTTTCCGGAGAGTTTTTACGAGAAAAAAGCAGCATTAGTTGGCATATCATCCGGCAAATACGGCAACATTCGTGGGGTTGATCATTTTGTGGGCGTGTGCAATTATATGCACCTGCACGTTTATCCTTTACGTATCCACATCCCGGCCATCCGCCAGGAAATTAATGAAGATGGCAACCTGCACCAGGCCGATACGCTAAAATTTACCAATGAGCAAATAGATAAGTTTATTGCTTTTTAA